In the Sphingomonas faeni genome, AAAAACTCGGTTTTGCACGTCGGCCTTTAACTTTTTTGGTAAGGACTCGATCAGTGCCGCCACAGCAGCCGGATAAATGCGTGGGTTTACCGGTCTCGGCCATACCTGGTTTTCGTTAAAACCAGCGCGACGAAGTTCATAGCTTAGCCACACATCTAGGGCCAGGGCAGGCACCCCCGATTGGGTTCCTGCTTTTAAGTAAAGGGGAACGCCAAGTAGCCGCTCAAGGGTATCATAATCAGGTTCGAAATGGGGTTTCCCAGCGGCGCAACGAACCCAAGGATTGCTGTGCTTCCCTTCTGGTGCGGCAAGGGCGACAATGCGATCGAAGATGATCCAGGCCTCAGCCTTTGCTGTTAATTTTGCGACCACGAACTGCCCTCATATTCAACGATTGCGAAGGTCTAGCGGTTTGACGTTCGTTCGTGAACTCCGCGAACCCTGCCGACCTTAATCCGCATAGTGACGCCAACGCCGCATTATGCTGACCCCCTCGTCGAACGCTACCGCCTCGGCACGTTTAGCTAGTGCTGGCGATGCAAATAGCAGGCGGCCTGCCTCTCGCGGCTCGAGCTTCAGCATGCCGCCACCTAACGGGTGGCCCTCGAGCTCGCAGCTTAGCTGCGCGATGGGTGATCCCCAGTTCGGTAAAAGCTTTTCTGCGAGTGCTCGATCTCGCACACGCACGCTGTGTACGGTGTTGGTGCAAGTTACCCCTGCCGAGTTTTTAACAAGGCTGGCATTCCGGCCTGCCATATAGCTCATCATGAAGTCCGGAATTTGGACGTCGGGCACTGCGTACCAAGGCTCACGATTCCGACATTTATAACCCAGCCGTGCTTCCTGACCGGCGCTACTATCCAAGTAGCGCCGAACTGAGGCCGTGAGTTCTTGGCCGCGCTGAAGACGAAGGAGCAGAACCGGATCGTCAGCTTTGTGCCAGGCGGCAACCGTGCTGGGAGTGATCGGCCGTTGTGCAAGCACTCGTCCGGTCCGCACAGTAGAATGGAGGTAAGCCGCCGGAATTTTCCAGCGCGCCGCCTCCGAAGGGCGTAGGTGGAAGAAGCTATTGTCGCCGCTGACATAGCCAATGCCGACACTGGCGAAGCTGCTCAGTCGATGACTGTCAGTATCGTCGGCGATCGACCGATACGCATTCCGAATTGCAGCCGGCAGCAAGTACGGCCGTAACCTCCGATTCCAGATATCCCGCCATTCGCCAAGCATTACCTTCTCGGCCTGCCTGGGGGGGCGCGTAGCCCCCTCAAACCGATCGCAAACTGTGAACTTTATGTGGTCGGTCGTACCGCCAAACCCATCTGTGTAGAGCAGCCAACAGTCTTCTGAGAGGCCGGGGAACAGCTTTTCGCGAACTGCAACAATCTGCACATGCTTAAAATGGGCTACCAAATATTCAATCAGGGGAGATGCGTAAGGCGCATGACCGATCTCGGCAGGTACGACGAAGGCCATACGACCGCCCGGCTTTAGCAGCGCCGCTGTTGCGACGAGGAACGGAGCCCAAGAGGAGGTAAGCCCGCTGAACGCCGCGCCCTGGGCAGCGCAAAAAGCTTGAGCTCGTGCTCTCACTACGCCTTTGAACGTATGGTAGCGAATGAAAGGCGGATTGCCGGCTGCGCATTCGAACCGCTCGCCGGTCGCTTCCGCCCACTGGAAAAAGTCTCCTTCGTGGACAAGCGCGCCTGGGGCCCGTTCGATTGCAGTATGCGCTGATAACGGATCCTGTTCGATACCCACACTGTTGGGATGCTCTACAAGGAAGCGGCCGTCGCCACAGCTTGGGTCGAGCAGGCGATCACCATCGCGACGCACAGCCCAACTTACTAAGGCGGCAACAACGGCATCCGGCGTGTAATAGGCACCCGCGTGCTTCTGAGACAGACGAACCGCGGTCATGCTGCACGCTCTAGAAGCGAGCTACGGCCACCAGGGATATGGCGATAAAGCGTTGAAGGCTGAACGCCGATCTGCCGAGCAACCTCTTCAACTGTAATGGAGGAATCTAACAGCATTGCCTTAGCTCGCCGTATCTCCGGCTCACCCATTGCGGGCTTACGGCCACCGCGACGGCCAAGCGCCCGCGCCTGAAGAAGACCCGCATGCGTGCGCTCGAGGGTAAGCTCGCGCTCGAACTCGGCTATTGCCGCTAGAAGATGAAAGGTCAGTCGCCCGCTTGGACTGGCGGTGTCAATCGCCTGGGTTATGACCTTCAGACCGATCTCCCGGGTCTGGAGAAGCTCGGCGGTTTCAACGAGCTGTCGGACCGACCGCGCTAGGCGATCTAGTTTCCAAACGACTAATGCGTCGCCAGCTCTTAAAAACTCGAGCGCTGCACGAAGCTCAGGGCGGTCGCGCTGTGCACCCGAAGCTCTCTCAGTAAATATCTTTTCGCAGCCGGCTGCACTAAGCGCCTCGAGCTGCAAAGCGGGGTTCTGATCTCGGGTCGAAACTCGCGCATAACCGATCAGCAAAACAGACCTCCGAAAACTCGTCCGGCGACACCGGATTTGGGAGAGGCATACAAGAGAGCGTTTTCGGAGACAATAGTGGAGAACGTAATGCGAACATATTTTCTCGTTAGCACCCTCCGCTAAACCGCCGTTTACGGGAGGCCCTATTCCCCTTCCTGGCGAACGCCTCTACGCTGCCACATGTGACAGTCAAATTGGCTGCTGAGGGGGAATATTCATGGGTGCAGCACCACAGTTTAATTTTGGGGACGCTGCCACTTTTGAACAAAATATCGCAGCATTCTCCATAGAGCTAGCGAAGCTGGATCCAGCCGCAGCACCGGTCTTATCAGCGTCGCTGAATGCACTTGCTGACGAGCAACAGGATAAGGCCGCGCTTTGGAACTCGTTATTTGCTGCCGAAGTAGCGTCGGATGCGGCCCCTTCAGATAGTGAGATTCCACTACCTTTGATCGCGCCTCCCGTAACAGCCCCGGTACGCTGGTTTCTGGAAAGATTAGAGATTGAGGGATTTCGTGGAATCAACAACGAAGGTTCACCACTATCACTAAAGTTCAAACCTGACTGCGTCGCTTCGATATCGGCACCAAACGGCGTTGGTAAAAGTTCAATATTCGACGCACTTAGCTTCGCTATTCGAGGCAAGATCGCTAAACTAGATCGTTTGCTACAGACCGAAAAACCCCAGGACTATTATCTTAACCGTTTCCATCCGGGTACGATTGGTACTGTAAAGATAACGCTTAAGCCGGACAACGGAGGGCAATCTGTTCCAATATTAGTTACTCGGGATGATAAGGGTAAGCGCACCGTCTCAGGACCTGTCGGTGTAGACTCGCAAGCGTTGCTTGCCGAACTCGATCGAGAGTTTGTGCTCTTAGACGCCCCGTCTTTCCAGAGCTTCATAGACGACAAGGCCCTTGACCGTGGCCGGGCTTTTTCCGGCCTTCTCGGACTCTCCCGCTACTCAGGTTTACGTCAGCAACTTCAAGCAATCAGTAACACCCGGGCCTTCAACACTCATTTTGACACCAGCGCCCACGCCGCAAAACTTGCGGCGGCCCAACGCACGGCGACAACGGCGAAAACCGCTATAAGCAACGATTATGCCGAACTCGTCAAAGAACCACTCGTTGCAGGCACACCGTCGCCCGAAGCACAGGACCGCTGTCACGCTGCTCTCCACGGCATCCCAGTCTTAGTTGACCACTGCGCCGAACGCCCTTTCATAAGTATCGATGTAGATGCTTGCCTAGGCGCGGTTCGCACAGCCGAGGATGGTCCCACGCGAGATCGCTTGGGCACAATTATCCGCGAACAGACGAAATGGACCGAGGCTAACAAGGCTTTGCCAACGGAAGCGGATATGTCTCTGCTTAACTCCCTTGCGGTAGCCCGGACCGATGCACTTACAAACACAACCGGAGATCTCTTACGTAAGCTATACCGCTTGAGCGAACAGGTCATGACCGGCGACTCCTGGCCTTCGCCTAACGTCTGCCCCACATGTGAGAACGACGATGGAAACTCGGTTTTAGAGAACGTACGGACAAAATTGGGCCAGTACGATGCGGCTGAAACGGCTACCATCGCCGTGGCGACCGAATGGGCCTCAAAGGGCTGGGCAGAACTGACTGATCTCGAGGCACTGACGTTAACAGAAGGCGAGGCTCCACGCATACGCCAGCTCTCAAAAGCAGGGGAAACTGGCACTCTAGAAAGCACCGAAGCCCTTGAATTGGCGCAACACGTCAAACTATTGCGCGAGAGGGCAACCGTAGCAATCGACGCCCTTGCCCAGGAACGCCTGAGTCTCGAACGACAATTGCCGCAGTCGCTTGTTATTGTGACTACAGCGGTAGAAACAGCCCGCCGCCTTCAAAGCAATTGGAATGTGCTCGAAGAGGCTCAATCAGAAGAGAATATTGAGACGGATTACGCGTCCAAGGTTAAGCGGTTAAAGAAGTTTCTCGATAGTACCGCAACGATGTTTGCGGACGCAGAGTCCGATATGGCCGCGGCTCGTCTCGCGAAAATTGAGCCTCTATGTCAGGAGTTGTTTCGTTATATAATGTACAGCCCCGTTGTACCAACACTTAAAAAGCCGAAAGGTAGTGAGGATCTAAGCATCGGCCTTGCGGAGTTTTGGGGACTAAAGGATCTTTCTGCACAGGCCTTGTTGTCCGAAAGCTACCGGAACGGATTTGCCGTATCCGTATATCTAGCAGCGGCATCATTGTACGGCGGGGCTCCACGCTTCATCGTTCTTGATGATATAACTTCAAGCTTTGACGCGGGTCATCAGCATCATCTTATAGAGGTTATCCGAACTAGGTTTTCTCGTCCCGTAACGGCAGACGGTCCTCAGGTTATTCTACTGAGCCATGACACGCTACTGGAAAAACTATTCAACAAACATTCTAGTACGCCAGAATGGTCCCATCAGCGGATAGAAGGCACTGCGCAAACCGCAATTCTTTTACAGTCCGGTGCGGTAAATAAGGTTAGAGAAAACACGCTAGAACTCTTGCAGGTTGGACGAGTTGATGATGCTGCACCGAGAATCCGCCAGTATTTGGAATATACTCTACACACTGTAATTGATCGGTGTCGTATACCGGTCCCGCTTGATATCGCTTTTAGTGACGATAGACGTACGCCCGGCGAGTACCTTGGCGCCATTGAAACAGCCGTAAAACTGTACAAGGCAGCAGGCCTGCTTGTGCTCGATCCAGTTCAGGAGAGCGCGCTGCAAATGCATTCCGCGATGATTATCAGCAATTTCCTATCGCATTGGTCGACTGGACAGGCTCAGTCATTCTCCGCTCCAGCTCTGCTTGGCGTCATGCAAGCCATTGATGACTTCCCGGACTGTTTTAAATACGAGCCCACCCCCGGTGCTCCTAAAAAGTTTTACACTTC is a window encoding:
- a CDS encoding recombinase family protein, encoding MLIGYARVSTRDQNPALQLEALSAAGCEKIFTERASGAQRDRPELRAALEFLRAGDALVVWKLDRLARSVRQLVETAELLQTREIGLKVITQAIDTASPSGRLTFHLLAAIAEFERELTLERTHAGLLQARALGRRGGRKPAMGEPEIRRAKAMLLDSSITVEEVARQIGVQPSTLYRHIPGGRSSLLERAA
- a CDS encoding N-6 DNA methylase; the encoded protein is MTAVRLSQKHAGAYYTPDAVVAALVSWAVRRDGDRLLDPSCGDGRFLVEHPNSVGIEQDPLSAHTAIERAPGALVHEGDFFQWAEATGERFECAAGNPPFIRYHTFKGVVRARAQAFCAAQGAAFSGLTSSWAPFLVATAALLKPGGRMAFVVPAEIGHAPYASPLIEYLVAHFKHVQIVAVREKLFPGLSEDCWLLYTDGFGGTTDHIKFTVCDRFEGATRPPRQAEKVMLGEWRDIWNRRLRPYLLPAAIRNAYRSIADDTDSHRLSSFASVGIGYVSGDNSFFHLRPSEAARWKIPAAYLHSTVRTGRVLAQRPITPSTVAAWHKADDPVLLLRLQRGQELTASVRRYLDSSAGQEARLGYKCRNREPWYAVPDVQIPDFMMSYMAGRNASLVKNSAGVTCTNTVHSVRVRDRALAEKLLPNWGSPIAQLSCELEGHPLGGGMLKLEPREAGRLLFASPALAKRAEAVAFDEGVSIMRRWRHYAD
- a CDS encoding ATP-binding protein, with the translated sequence MGAAPQFNFGDAATFEQNIAAFSIELAKLDPAAAPVLSASLNALADEQQDKAALWNSLFAAEVASDAAPSDSEIPLPLIAPPVTAPVRWFLERLEIEGFRGINNEGSPLSLKFKPDCVASISAPNGVGKSSIFDALSFAIRGKIAKLDRLLQTEKPQDYYLNRFHPGTIGTVKITLKPDNGGQSVPILVTRDDKGKRTVSGPVGVDSQALLAELDREFVLLDAPSFQSFIDDKALDRGRAFSGLLGLSRYSGLRQQLQAISNTRAFNTHFDTSAHAAKLAAAQRTATTAKTAISNDYAELVKEPLVAGTPSPEAQDRCHAALHGIPVLVDHCAERPFISIDVDACLGAVRTAEDGPTRDRLGTIIREQTKWTEANKALPTEADMSLLNSLAVARTDALTNTTGDLLRKLYRLSEQVMTGDSWPSPNVCPTCENDDGNSVLENVRTKLGQYDAAETATIAVATEWASKGWAELTDLEALTLTEGEAPRIRQLSKAGETGTLESTEALELAQHVKLLRERATVAIDALAQERLSLERQLPQSLVIVTTAVETARRLQSNWNVLEEAQSEENIETDYASKVKRLKKFLDSTATMFADAESDMAAARLAKIEPLCQELFRYIMYSPVVPTLKKPKGSEDLSIGLAEFWGLKDLSAQALLSESYRNGFAVSVYLAAASLYGGAPRFIVLDDITSSFDAGHQHHLIEVIRTRFSRPVTADGPQVILLSHDTLLEKLFNKHSSTPEWSHQRIEGTAQTAILLQSGAVNKVRENTLELLQVGRVDDAAPRIRQYLEYTLHTVIDRCRIPVPLDIAFSDDRRTPGEYLGAIETAVKLYKAAGLLVLDPVQESALQMHSAMIISNFLSHWSTGQAQSFSAPALLGVMQAIDDFPDCFKYEPTPGAPKKFYTSLRS